One segment of Coffea arabica cultivar ET-39 chromosome 7c, Coffea Arabica ET-39 HiFi, whole genome shotgun sequence DNA contains the following:
- the LOC140010383 gene encoding oxygen-evolving enhancer protein 1, chloroplastic-like yields the protein MAASLQAAATLMQPAKVGVAPRNNVLLRSSPNLSKAFGVEQSSARLTCSLQADLKDLAQKCTDAAKVAGFALATSALVVSGANAEGVPKRLTYDEIQSKTYLEVKGTGTANQCPTIDGGVDKFAFKPGKYDAKKLCLEPTSFTVKAEGPNKNSPPEFQKTKLMTRLTYTLDEIEGPFEVNTDGTIKFVEKDGIDYAAVTVQLPGGERVPFLFTIKQLVASGKPESFSGEFLVPSYRGSSFLDPKGRGGSTGYDSAVALPAGGRGDEEELVKENIKNVSSSSGKITLSVTKSKPETGEVIGVFESVQPSDTDLGSKAPKEVKIQGIWYAQLE from the exons ATGGCAGCCTCACTACAAGCAGCCGCTACCCTCATGCAACCTGCCAAGGTTGGTGTTGCACCCCGAAACAACGTCCTGCTGAGATCTTCTCCAAACCTTAGCAAGGCTTTCGGAGTCGAACAATCTTCGGCGAGGCTAACTTGCTCTCTTCAAGCTGACCTCAAGGATTTGGCTCAGAAGTGCACTGATGCAGCTAAGGTTGCTGGCTTCGCTCTGGCCACTTCTGCCCTCGTTGTCTCG GGAGCAAACGCTGAGGGAGTGCCAAAAAGGCTTACCTATGATGAAATCCAGAGCAAGACATACCTCGAAGTAAAGGGGACTGGAACTGCAAATCAGTGCCCAACCATTGATGGCGGTGTTGACAAATTTGCCTTCAAGCCCGGCAAATACGATGCCAAAAAGTTGTGCTTGGAGCCCACTTCCTTCACTGTGAAGGCTGAGGGTCCTAACAAGAATTCACCCCCAGAGTTCCAAAAGACCAAGCTCATGACCCGCCTAACCTACACCCTTGATGAGATTGAAGGACCCTTTGAAGTAAATACTGATGGAACAATAAAATTTGTTGAAAAGGATGGAATCGACTATGCTGCAGTTACAGTTCAGCTTCCCGGGGGTGAGCGCGTGCCATTCCTCTTCACCATCAAACAGCTAGTTGCTTCAGGCAAACCAGAGAGCTTTAGCGGTGAATTTCTCGTGCCATCATACAGAGGTTCATCCTTCCTTGACCCAAAGGGCAGGGGTGGATCTACCGGTTATGACAGTGCAGTTGCATTGCCTGCTGGAGGCAGAGGAGACGAGGAGGAACTTGTGAAGGAAAACATCAAGAACGTTTCATCTTCATCAGGGAAGATCACCTTGAGCGTAACCAAGAGCAAGCCTGAAACTGGAGAAGTGATTGGAGTGTTTGAGAGCGTTCAGCCATCTGACACTGACTTGGGATCAAAGGCCCCCAAGGAAGTAAAAATCCAAGGAATATGGTATGCTCAACTTGAATGA
- the LOC113701762 gene encoding STS14 protein, translated as MARFLLLLLAISLIAMGHGSSAQVPAPSNNASQEYLDAHNQARSEVGVPPLKWSEALAKSASLMARYQRDRQNCTFANLTTSKYGGNQLWAGGLATTPRMAVGTWVAEKKFYDHANNTCAADHRCGVYTQVVWKNSLELGCAQAQCVKQQSSLTICFYNPPGNVVGERPY; from the coding sequence ATGGCTAGATTCCTACTGCTTTTACTTGCAATAAGTCTGATAGCCATGGGCCACGGATCTTCAGCTCAAGTTCCGGCGCCATCCAACAATGCCAGTCAAGAATACCTGGATGCGCATAATCAAGCACGGTCTGAAGTGGGAGTTCCCCCTCTGAAGTGGAGTGAGGCCCTGGCCAAATCCGCAAGTCTAATGGCAAGGTACCAAAGAGACCGACAAAATTGCACTTTTGCAAACTTAACCACCAGCAAATATGGCGGGAACCAGTTATGGGCTGGTGGGTTGGCGACGACACCTCGCATGGCCGTGGGGACTTGGGTTGCCGAGAAGAAGTTCTACGACCATGCCAACAATACCTGTGCAGCGGACCACCGGTGCGGAGTTTACACCCAGGTGGTGTGGAAGAATTCATTGGAATTGGGGTGTGCTCAAGCTCAATGTGTCAAGCAGCAGTCTAGTTTAACCATCTGTTTCTACAATCCACCCGGAAACGTGGTAGGAGAGCGACCCTACTAG
- the LOC140010424 gene encoding uncharacterized protein has translation MTSEGIVVGNLHGLGIATSTHKRSKSFPDNKGLGDENLDHSVEASHSLKSDLGHLDDCVTSKKKQSSNAEVQISLRREIMQLEKRLQDQMAVRCALEKALGYKCSSHSVTTDVSMPKPATELIKEIAVLEVEVGHLEQYLLSLYRKAFDQQISSLSPSAKDDRVKSPLTTPRRRRLEFSTSDITSEKANLSAQENQFVSNPRKETSCSGEENPSDSNVYRCYSMLSQSSTLSTKTSPAEPLGKALRACHSQPLSMTEYAQNASSNVISLAEHLGTRISDHISETPNKISEDMIKCMSTIFSKLADPPLTNHGLSSPTSSLSSISAFSPKDQCDMWSPGFRNDSSFDVRLDNPFHVEGLKEFSGPYSTMVEVQCIYRDNEKLGDIEHLLQNYRSLISRLEEIEPRKMTNEEKLAFWINIHNALVMHAFLAYGIPQNNMKRIFLLLKAAYNVGGHIVSADVIQNTILGCRMSRPGQWLRMLLPSRTKFKAGDERQAYAIERTEPLLHFALCSGSHSDPAVRVYTPNRVIPELEEAKEEYIRATFGVRKDQKIVLPKLVEAFAKDSGLCPAAVLEMIQKSLPESLRKSIKKCQLGKSRKCIEWVAHNFAFRYLIMKELVK, from the exons ATGACTTCTGAAGGGATTGTTGTTGGTAATTTACACGGGCTGGGAATTGCTACCTCTACACACAAACGTTCAAAGAG CTTCCCAGATAATAAAGGACTTGGGGATGAAAACTTGGATCATTCTGTTGAAGCCTCTCATAGTTTGAAATCG GATCTGGGGCACTTGGATGACTGTGTCACGAGCAAGAAGAAGCAATCATCCAATGCTGAAGTCCAAATTTCTTTGAGACgagag ATAATGCAGCTGGAGAAAAGGTTACAAGACCAAATGGCAGTTCGATGTGCCTTGGAGAAAGCTTTGGGTTATAAATGTTCCTCCCACAGCGTAACAACTGACGTCTCAATGCCTAAG CCAGCCACAGAACTTATTAAAGAAATTGCAGTGTTAGAGGTGGAAGTTGGGCATTTGGAACAATATCTTCTTTCACTATACAGGAAAGCATTTGATCAGCAAATATCTTCTTTATCTCCATCTGCAAAAGATGATAGGGTAAAGTCACCCTTGACTACCCCAAGACGAAGGCGGCTAGAGTTTTCAACATCGGACATTACGTCAGAGAAGGCAAATCTTTCAGCTCAAGAAAATCAGTTTGTTTCCAATCCACGGAAAGAAACCAGTTGTTCAGGAGAGGAGAACCCATCAGATTCCAATGTGTATCGTTGTTATTCTATGCTATCTCAAAGCTCAACTCTATCAACCAAAACTTCTCCTGCAGAGCCATTGGGAAAAGCTCTGCGAGCTTGTCATTCTCAACCGTTGTCCATGACGGAG TACGCACAAAATGCTTCTTCAAATGTCATCAGTTTGGCAGAGCATCTTGGTACCCGCATTTCTGATCATATTTCAGAGACACCAAACAAAATTTCTGAGGATATGATTAAGTGTATGTCAACAATATTTAGCAAGCTTGCTGATCCACCCCTGACAAATCACGGCCTCTCATCTCCCACTTCATCGTTGTCATCAATAAGTGCATTTTCTCCAAAGGATCAATGTGACATGTGGAGCCCAGGGTTTAGAAATGACTCATCGTTTGATGTTCGATTGGATAATCCTTTCCACGTAGAAGGGTTGAAAGAATTTAGCGGACCTTACAGCACAATGGTTGAAGTTCAATGTATATACAGAGATAATGAGAAATTGGGTGACATTGAACACCTTTTACAAAATTATAG ATCTCTTATTTCAAGATTAGAAGAAATAGAGCCCAGAAAGATGACAAATGAGGAGAAACTAGCATTCTGGATCAACATACACAATGCATTGGTTATGCAT GCATTTTTGGCTTACGGGATCCCACAAAACAATATGAAGAGAATTTTCTTACTACTGAAG GCTGCTTACAACGTTGGAGGTCACATAGTAAGTGCAGATGTGATACAAAATACAATCTTGGGATGTCGAATGTCACGTCCTGGACAG TGGCTTCGGATGTTACTCCCTTCAAGAACAAAATTTAAAGCAGGAGATGAGCGACAAGCATATGCAATTGAGCGCACAGAACCACTCCTACATTTCGCACTTTGTTCTGGGAGCCACTCAGATCCTGCG GTCCGTGTTTACACCCCCAACAGAGTAATTCCAGAGCTGGAAGAAGCGAAAGAGGAATATATTAGGGCTACCTTTGGTGTTAGGAAGGATCAGAAAATCGTTTTGCCTAAACTAGTAGAGGCCTTTGCCAAGGACTCAGGTCTGTGTCCTGCTGCAGTGCTGGAAATGATCCAAAAGTCTTTACCGGAGTCTCTGAGGAAAAGCATCAAGAAATGTCAGCTTGGGAAGTCTCGCAAGTGCATTGAGTGGGTTGCGCATAATTTTGCTTTTCGGTATCTGATAATGAAGGAGCTAGTGAAGTGA
- the LOC140010799 gene encoding CASP-like protein 5C1, whose product MDELPGALGTSASLALRLGQAIFSIASLLFMCLDVEFYSYTAFCFLVTIMGLVIPWSLTLAMVDAFSVFVKRPSRQPGIMSIVVMGDWVLCFLSLAASCSSAGVTDLLMVSGGSFCSAKICGRYQLSAAMAFLSWFLSLASSLFNLWLLASI is encoded by the exons ATGGATGAATTGCCGGGGGCCTTAGGGACGAGTGCCAGCTTGGCTTTGAGATTAGGACAGGCCATCTTCTCTATTGCTTCTCTGCTTTTCATGTGTTTGGATGTCGAGTTCTACAGCTACACTGCCTTCTG ttTCTTGGTAACAATCATGGGTTTAGTGATTCCTTGGAGTCTAACATTGGCAATGGTGGATGCATTCTCTGTATTCGTTAAACGGCCTTCTCGTCAACCAGGAATAATGTCAATTGTTGTGATGGGGGATTGG GTACTATGTTTTTTATCGTTAGCTGCATCCTGTTCGTCCGCTGGTGTAACAGACCTATTGATGGTTTCTGGCGGCTCATTCTGCAGTGCAAAAATATGTGGCCGGTATCAGTTATCTGCTGCTATGGCATTTTTGTCTTGGTTTTTGTCGTTAGCTTCGTCTCTCTTCAatctttggcttttggcttCCATTTAA
- the LOC140010292 gene encoding uncharacterized protein, which yields MGICSSCESTNVATAKLILHDGRLQEFSYPVKVSCVLQTNPACFICNSDEMEFGDVVSAISDDEVLQPGQLYFALPLNRLKHRLLPEEMAALAVKASSALGTSGGEKCGCRKKRTLEVSCQDYRSRKVGDYGDDGLRRGRKGGDGGGRRRKYTAILSAIPE from the coding sequence ATGGGCATATGCAGTTCTTGCGAGTCCACGAATGTGGCTACTGCCAAGTTAATACTGCACGACGGAAGGCTTCAAGAATTCTCCTACCCGGTTAAGGTTTCTTGCGTGCTACAGACGAATCCCGCCTGTTTCATATGCAACTCCGACGAGATGGAATTTGGCGATGTCGTTTCGGCCATAAGCGATGACGAGGTGCTTCAACCGGGTCAGCTCTATTTTGCCTTGCCTTTGAACCGGCTGAAGCACCGGCTTCTCCCGGAAGAGATGGCGGCATTGGCCGTCAAGGCCAGCTCTGCGCTGGGCACTAGCGGTGGCGAGAAATGCGGATGTCGGAAGAAGAGGACCTTGGAGGTGTCTTGCCAGGATTATCGGTCGAGAAAGGTGGGAGATTATGGGGACGATGGGTTGAGAAGAGGGAGGAAAGGAGGCGACGGTGGTGGGAGGAGAAGGAAATACACGGCGATATTAAGTGCGATACCCGAGTAG